The window CCACATCGCCGGCCTGATCGCTGCGGGCCTCCACCCCAATCCTGTTCCCTATGCCGACTTTGTCACCACGACCACGCACAAAACCCTGCGCGGCCCGCGCGGTGGCGTCGTCATGTGCAAGGCGGAGCATGCCAAAGCCGTCGACAAGTTCATCTTCCCGGGCATGCAAGGCGGCCCCTTGATGCATGTGATCGCGGCCAAGGCCGTGGCCTTCAAGGAAGCCCTCTCACCGTCTTTCACGCGGTACCAGCAGCAGGTCATCGCCAATGCGAAGGTGCTGGCCCAGGGACTCCTCGACCGTGGCTACAAAATTGTGTCGGGCGGCACGGATACGCATCTCATGCTGGTGAACCTGACGAACAAAGGCATCACAGGCAAAGAAGCGGACGCAGCCCTGGATGCCGCCGGCATTATCGTCAATAAAAATGCCGTCCCCTACGACGAGAAGCCGCCGGCCGTGGCCAGCGGCATCAGACTGGGAACGCCCATCGTCTCGACCCGTGGCATGCGCGAAGCCGAGATGAAAGAGATTGTGGATTTGCTCGACCAGGTCCTGCAGCATCGGCAAGATCCCGCGATGCTCGAGAAGGTCCGCGCGCAAGCCAAAGCTCTTTGCAATCGCTTCCCGATCTTTCATACCTACTAACCCGCGTCAGATGGGACAGGATCACCGCCTGTGAAATGTCCGTTCTGCGATGAACTCGAAGATAAGGTCGTCGACTCGCGTATGGCGAAGGAAGGCGAGGTCATTCGCCGTCGCCGCGAATGTCTCGGCTGCAAGCGCCGCTACACCACCTACGAACGCGTCGAGGAAATCCTCCCCGTCGTGGTGAAAAAGGACGGACGCCGGGAATCCTTCGACCGCTCCAAGATTCTTGCCGGTCTCAAAAAAGCCTGCGAAAAACGCCCCATCAGCACCGCCACGATCGAAACCGTAACGGATCGCATCGAAAAGCGCATTCAGGAAATGGGCGAAACGGAAATCGAAAGCCGGATCGTGGGCGAAGAGCTGATGAAAGAGCTCCATCAGCTGGATCAAGTCGCTTATGTTCGCTTTGCGTCGGTCTACCGCGAATTCAAAGACATTGACCAGTTCATGGACGAGCTGAGAACGTTGGCCCAGCAACGCCGAGACCGGTGAGGCCGCGGGACCAGCCCTCTCCCCCCTCGTCCTCTCTCGACCCTTCCATGCTCAGCCTGTCAACGACATGGTACAATCTTTCAGCCAGTAGGCGTCACGATGCCGACAACCAAGACCAAACCTTCCAGACGACCACGTAAAGCTCGGGCGCCCAGCGGCACGCATGTGGCGATCATCGGCGCCGGCCGCGGCGGTACGGCGCTGATCGAAATCTTTGCGTCAGACCCGCTCGTGCAAATCGTAGGCGTGGCCGAAGTCCAGAAAAATGCCCCTGGCATCGCCCTGGCAAAGCGGCTCGGCATTCCCGTGACCCGCGATTACCGCAAACTCCTGGATCTCGAGCGCGTGGATCTCATTATCGACGTATCGGGCGATGCCAAGGTCTGGCAACTGCTCCAAGACTTTCACCGCATGGGCGTCACAATCATCGGCGGAGCCAGCGCCAAGTTCATGTGGGAACTCATCGGAGCCCGCATCCGCGCGACGGCAGAGATCGAGAAGACTTTAAATAAATACCAATCGCTCTATCGACTCTACGTCAAGGAAACCAGTGTGGCAGTCACGGAGGAACGGACCCGCATCGCCTGCGAAATGCACGACGGCCTCGTGCAGAGTTTGGCCGGCGTGAACTTCAAGCTGGACCTGAGCCAGCAATTGATTCGAAAAGATCCGAAAGCCAGCCTGGCCACTTTGCGCGAAAGCAAAGCCCAGCTCAAACTGGCTATTCAGGAGGCGCGGCAGGTCATTTTCAATCTCCGTCCTCTCCACTACGACAAGATGGAGCTGCTCCCGGCCCTCACGAACTATCTCACCTCGTACGAGACGCAGTATCACATCAAGACGCAATTCCGCGTATCCGGCGATGAGCAGATCCTCTTCCCTCGCACCAAGATTTTCCTGTTTCGCATTGTGCAAGAAGCCCTCAGCAACGTGGAGCGGCACGCGAAGGCGACCCGGGTCACCGTGGGCCTGGACATCGACCCTGAACGCCTCCGGGTCACCATCGGGGACAACGGCGTGGGGTTCGACATGGACACCGTCCTGCGCGATCCTGACAAATGGGACCACTTCGGGATTCGCGGCATCCTGGAGCGGGCGCGACTCGTCGGCGGCGAAGGCAAGATCGAATCGAAAAAAGGGCGTGGCACGACCATCGTCGTTGACGTCCCGCTCGTAAAAAAGGAGACGATACTCGATGGAGAAGATTAAGGTGCTCATCGCGGACGACCATCGCGTCGTGCGCGAAGGACTGGCCGCCATCCTCAAGACGAAAGACGACATCCTCATCGTGGGCGAAGCCCAGGATGGCATGGAGGCCGTTGAAAAAGTGAAGACATTGGTCCCCGACGTGGTGCTGATGGACGTGAGCATGCCCAGGATGGGCGGGGTCGAAGCAACCAGACAGATCAAGCGCGAGTTCCCCCACATCGGGATCGTAGCTTTGACCATGTATGACGAGCAGCAATATATCTTCGACTTGGTGCGCGCCGGCGCCACCGGCTATCTCTTAAAAGACTCCGAATCTTCTCAGATCGTCGCCGCCATTCGGGCAATCTACAAAGGCGAATCATTGATCCATCCTTCTGTGGCGAGCAAGATTCTGGCTGAGTTTTCCTTAATGTCTCAAAAAAAGGGAAAGAAGCCTGGATGGGTCGAGCACGACCTGACGGAACGGGAGATCACAGTCCTTCGTTTGGTCGCGGACGGGAAGACCAACAAAGAGATCGCCAATAACTTGGATTTAAGCGAAAAGACCGTCAAAAACCACGTGCGGAATATCTTCCATAAGCTCCAAGTCTACGATCGCACTCAGGCCGCCATTTTGGCAATTCGGAAAGGACTTATCGAACTGGATCCCAGGCCCTAGTTCTTTGGGGCGCCCTGGTACGTTCCTATGGGACAAGCCGCACATCCTCCCTTCGGGACCGACTGAGCACCGCCTCTTCCAGGCAGCCACCTCCGCGATCGCCCACGCCACACATCGATGGTCCATCCCGACTGTCCATCGCTATCGTGATAAAGAGCCACAGTAGTAAGTTGCTCTCAACCTACAAAACACATATGTATTTTTTTTACAACACTGCTGCCCCACGCTGACGATTCATAATTATTATGTATAATCAACATGTTATGGTTATTTTTCGAGTCGATATATTTTGGCACATGAATTGCTAATACCACTGTGTGAATTATTGAGGTGATCTGTGCGGCTTCAGCAAACGTTAGCAAATCCGGTGAGTTGTACGGGAACTGGGCTCCATTCCGGAGAGCCGGTTACTCTCACGCTCAGGCCTGCCCCGGTCAATACCGGCGTAGTCTTCGTCAACAGAAAGAGTGCGAATGGAGCCTCTCTCGCGGCCTCCATCGAGCATCTTGTGGCGACCGAGCTCTGCACCGCCATCAGTGGCAATGGATTTCAGGTCAAGACGATCGAGCATATACTGGCGGCCTTGGCTGGACTCGGCATCGACAACGTCTATGTGGACGTTAATGCCGGTGAGGCGCCCGTCATGGACGGCAGCTCGGCGCATTTCGTTCGCTTGATCCAATCAGCAGGAATTGTCGCGCAGAATCGCCGGCAGCCCTATCTGAAAATTACCCGGCCTCTCGAAGTGATCGATGGAAACCGTCGCGTCCGCATTGAGCCCTCTGCGACAACTAAAGTCACCTATTCCATCCACTACAACCACCCGTTGATCCAGACTCAGACCTACACCTACGAACACTCGGCTCAGGCGTTTGAGCGTGAAATTGCGGATGCCAGAACCTTCGGCTTCTTGCAGGAAGTGGAAGCGCTATGGGCGCGCGGGCTCGGCCAGGGCGGCAACCTGGACAATACCATCGTCCTTTCTCATGACGGAATTCTCAACGAATCAGGCCTTCGCTTCCCCAATGAATTCGTCCGGCACAAGATCCTGGATCTGATCGGAGACTTTTCGCTGCTCGGCCTGCCCTTTATCGGACACATCATCGCCGAGCGTTCCGGCCATGCGATCCATACTCGCCTCGTTCAGCAGATTCTCAACCACCCCGATAGCTGGGTATTGCTCAACGCCGACGAAACCGTTGCCGCGTCTGAGCCACGTTCAGCCATGACCGCACCTCGATCCGCATCGATGGTGGCACTCCAAGCCTCGTAATACTCAACCGCTGATATCACAATCTACTGGGGGTCTTGCCTGAGAGGCGGGATGCTTTGTGGCGTGCGGGTAACCGTGAGATATGATTTAACGTCGGGAGCAAGTGGCCTTGCTCCCGACGCTAGAATCGAGGCGGGGACTACTTCTTCTTCTTCTTTGCTGCTTTCTTCGTCGCCAAGACTCTCACCCCCCTTCGAGTATTTTGAGGTATGACTGACTCAGACACACTACACTGCGTGAATCAATGCTTCTTCCAATGCTTCAAACGTATTCGGACCGACTTTCTTAAACCGCTTATCCCGCTTCAAGGAAGTGGCCACTGATGTCAGCGGCGTCTTCCCCTTGATCTGGAGGCCCCCCTCGACCAATCGCTGCACAAGCTCTTTTGCGTGCATCGCGCGATTCGCCTCGCGGAGCATTTCGTATGCGGCTTCCGCCACGCTTTTCCCCGAATACTTGCTCCGCCCCATGAGGATCTCCCTCGACTGGTCGGTGACATCCGTATTCGGTCGCTGGCGACCGCCTTTTTCATCTGAGTAGAATTGACTGGAAAGGCTGGCAAGCTTGGCTTTGTCAGCTTCGACGCGATAGAGCGTTTCTGCCAACTCCAAATATTTTTTGATCGTAGCGATTTCGTCATCCAAACGACGACGCTTCTTTTCGAGCTCTTGCAGCCGGTTCTTGTAAGCGCTGATACGCTGTTCAAGACCGACCAATATGTCGGTAAGTTCTTCCACGAAATTGCCCCCAGGTGAAGCATGCTTGCTTTATAGCATTGCTTGCAAAGCAAGTCAATAGATAAAGTTATAATTGCTGCTTGCATAGAATTATAGCTTTAATGCCTATCCATGCTTGCACATAACACTCTGATCTGGACCTCAAGAGTGAGAAGAAAGTCTATTCGCTCGTGGCTGCAGCTGCCGCCGATGCTGTTCTTAGCGGACCGTCACAATATTTTCGCGCGATAATACAAAATACGACCTCATGCTATGATGGCCTCTCATGCCCCAACCCTACGATCAGGACATCCCCCTCGAAACAGTCCTCGCGGTTGCCATTGACGCGGCCCGCCAGGCCGGAGCCGTCCTCGCTGACTGTACGCGCAGCGGGTTTCGCATTGAACATAAAGAGCTCATCAACCTGGTCACCGACGCAGACCACCAAGCGGAGCAACGCATCATTGACGTCATCCATAAGGCCTTCCCGGCCCA of the Nitrospirota bacterium genome contains:
- a CDS encoding serine hydroxymethyltransferase, which produces MKDAVGSLDALKATDPDVYAAIAAEEERQRDKLLLIASENFASPAVLAAQGSLMTNKYAEGYPGKRYYGGCQHVDIVEDLAIQRCKQIFGADHVNVQPHSGSQANMAAYFSVLKAGDTILGMDLAQGGHLTHGSKVNFSGILFRAFSYGVDRETETINYDAVQKLAEECRPRMLVVGASAYARTLDFPRFQQIAKSVGAYLMVDIAHIAGLIAAGLHPNPVPYADFVTTTTHKTLRGPRGGVVMCKAEHAKAVDKFIFPGMQGGPLMHVIAAKAVAFKEALSPSFTRYQQQVIANAKVLAQGLLDRGYKIVSGGTDTHLMLVNLTNKGITGKEADAALDAAGIIVNKNAVPYDEKPPAVASGIRLGTPIVSTRGMREAEMKEIVDLLDQVLQHRQDPAMLEKVRAQAKALCNRFPIFHTY
- the nrdR gene encoding transcriptional regulator NrdR codes for the protein MKCPFCDELEDKVVDSRMAKEGEVIRRRRECLGCKRRYTTYERVEEILPVVVKKDGRRESFDRSKILAGLKKACEKRPISTATIETVTDRIEKRIQEMGETEIESRIVGEELMKELHQLDQVAYVRFASVYREFKDIDQFMDELRTLAQQRRDR
- a CDS encoding sensor histidine kinase gives rise to the protein MPTTKTKPSRRPRKARAPSGTHVAIIGAGRGGTALIEIFASDPLVQIVGVAEVQKNAPGIALAKRLGIPVTRDYRKLLDLERVDLIIDVSGDAKVWQLLQDFHRMGVTIIGGASAKFMWELIGARIRATAEIEKTLNKYQSLYRLYVKETSVAVTEERTRIACEMHDGLVQSLAGVNFKLDLSQQLIRKDPKASLATLRESKAQLKLAIQEARQVIFNLRPLHYDKMELLPALTNYLTSYETQYHIKTQFRVSGDEQILFPRTKIFLFRIVQEALSNVERHAKATRVTVGLDIDPERLRVTIGDNGVGFDMDTVLRDPDKWDHFGIRGILERARLVGGEGKIESKKGRGTTIVVDVPLVKKETILDGED
- a CDS encoding response regulator transcription factor, producing MEKIKVLIADDHRVVREGLAAILKTKDDILIVGEAQDGMEAVEKVKTLVPDVVLMDVSMPRMGGVEATRQIKREFPHIGIVALTMYDEQQYIFDLVRAGATGYLLKDSESSQIVAAIRAIYKGESLIHPSVASKILAEFSLMSQKKGKKPGWVEHDLTEREITVLRLVADGKTNKEIANNLDLSEKTVKNHVRNIFHKLQVYDRTQAAILAIRKGLIELDPRP
- the lpxC gene encoding UDP-3-O-acyl-N-acetylglucosamine deacetylase; amino-acid sequence: MRLQQTLANPVSCTGTGLHSGEPVTLTLRPAPVNTGVVFVNRKSANGASLAASIEHLVATELCTAISGNGFQVKTIEHILAALAGLGIDNVYVDVNAGEAPVMDGSSAHFVRLIQSAGIVAQNRRQPYLKITRPLEVIDGNRRVRIEPSATTKVTYSIHYNHPLIQTQTYTYEHSAQAFEREIADARTFGFLQEVEALWARGLGQGGNLDNTIVLSHDGILNESGLRFPNEFVRHKILDLIGDFSLLGLPFIGHIIAERSGHAIHTRLVQQILNHPDSWVLLNADETVAASEPRSAMTAPRSASMVALQAS
- a CDS encoding winged helix-turn-helix domain-containing protein; the protein is MEELTDILVGLEQRISAYKNRLQELEKKRRRLDDEIATIKKYLELAETLYRVEADKAKLASLSSQFYSDEKGGRQRPNTDVTDQSREILMGRSKYSGKSVAEAAYEMLREANRAMHAKELVQRLVEGGLQIKGKTPLTSVATSLKRDKRFKKVGPNTFEALEEALIHAV